The following proteins are encoded in a genomic region of Sphingopyxis sp. YF1:
- a CDS encoding MBL fold metallo-hydrolase: MANYIDDDIVVLRRDDGRTWEHYWGDPVEHMPAGDLPGKMRVRMRGEDGRLWDGFISDKTRLRSTPVLWLSMIDVQQGDGLILETPGGKTVLIDGGDNKLFARHAAKRYPGSSDTRPKIVDAIIVTHGDADHFKGLSEIRASESSSKSLFIAPRRIFHNGLVKRPGNLPNNKKRPDVEMFGATRKVDGRTFAIELVDDPRGVVASERNGPFNEWCATLDHWGDRTAAATGKAMEVRRIDHRSGDAFAFLAEEGIEIELHGPIVEDAAGAAGLRFFRKPPKNAALMVGTVAGAGGAVSASHTINGHSISFRMRYGNVRFLMTGDLNHESMQMLRETLPDASLATDILKTPHHGSSDFEMNYLLEAAPVVSLISSGDENASKEHIHPRATLMAALGKASRTTPAIIFNTELAAFFAYRGKVTAQSGGPPFDGFQRLNFGIIHIRTDGERVLAFTHSGERGLNEAYRFTVSTTGAVTFADEAVRRAAPRA, from the coding sequence ATGGCAAACTATATCGACGATGATATCGTGGTGTTGCGCCGCGACGATGGGCGGACATGGGAGCATTATTGGGGCGATCCCGTTGAACATATGCCCGCCGGCGACCTGCCCGGGAAAATGCGTGTGCGCATGCGCGGCGAGGACGGACGGTTGTGGGACGGTTTCATCAGTGACAAGACCCGTTTGCGATCGACGCCCGTCCTCTGGCTGTCGATGATCGACGTGCAGCAGGGCGACGGTCTGATCCTCGAAACTCCCGGCGGGAAAACGGTACTGATCGACGGCGGCGATAACAAGCTGTTCGCGCGGCATGCCGCCAAGCGCTATCCCGGCAGCAGCGACACGCGGCCGAAGATCGTCGATGCGATCATCGTCACGCACGGCGACGCTGACCATTTCAAGGGCCTGTCAGAAATCCGCGCGTCGGAATCCTCGAGCAAGTCGCTCTTCATCGCGCCGCGACGGATATTCCACAACGGACTGGTGAAGCGGCCCGGCAATCTGCCCAACAACAAAAAGCGTCCCGATGTCGAGATGTTCGGCGCCACGAGGAAGGTCGATGGACGCACTTTCGCGATCGAACTCGTCGACGATCCGCGCGGCGTGGTGGCGTCAGAGCGCAACGGGCCGTTCAACGAATGGTGCGCGACCCTCGACCATTGGGGAGACCGGACCGCCGCGGCGACCGGCAAAGCGATGGAGGTGCGCCGGATCGACCACCGTTCCGGCGACGCTTTTGCATTTCTGGCTGAAGAGGGCATCGAGATCGAATTGCACGGACCGATCGTCGAAGATGCCGCCGGAGCCGCAGGGCTGCGTTTCTTTCGCAAGCCGCCGAAAAATGCGGCGTTGATGGTGGGGACGGTGGCGGGGGCGGGGGGAGCGGTGTCGGCGTCGCATACTATCAACGGACATTCGATAAGCTTTCGAATGCGATACGGGAATGTCCGATTCCTGATGACGGGCGATCTCAACCATGAATCGATGCAGATGCTGCGCGAAACGCTGCCCGACGCGTCGCTGGCGACCGACATATTGAAGACGCCGCACCACGGTTCCTCGGACTTCGAGATGAACTATCTGCTTGAGGCCGCCCCCGTCGTGTCGCTGATCTCGTCGGGCGACGAGAATGCCAGCAAGGAGCACATCCATCCGCGCGCAACGCTGATGGCGGCGCTCGGCAAGGCGTCGCGCACCACGCCCGCGATCATCTTCAACACCGAACTCGCGGCCTTCTTTGCCTATCGCGGCAAGGTGACCGCCCAAAGCGGCGGCCCGCCTTTCGACGGCTTCCAGCGGCTCAATTTCGGGATCATCCATATCCGCACCGACGGCGAGCGCGTGCTGGCGTTCACGCACAGCGGCGAACGCGGCCTCAACGAGGCGTACCGTTTCACCGTGTCGACCACCGGCGCGGTCACCTTCGCCGACGAAGCCGTGCGGCGGGCCGCGCCAAGGGCCTGA
- a CDS encoding TonB-dependent receptor — protein sequence MYLGGAAVATSVASPAPVQAAEAKRLDIPAQSLSTTLTQIGRQTGSEVIFQAGDVQGLRAPAVRGALTADQALGTALRGSGLRARRTAHGAYVVEREARPNPTSAGESQHHEEIVVTAQKREERITDVPIAMTALSGAALDDRKIEGGAELLRAVPNVNFSKSNFSMYNFSIRGIGTKAISASSDPAVAVSFNNTPLVRNRLFESEFFDLQRVEVLRGPQGTLYGRNATGGVVNMIPALPSANFGGEVKGEVGSFATRRLSGMLNLPVTDTLGVRVAGAMTKRDGFDYNTFTQQRVNGRDLWSTRASIAWEPSDRFRANVIWQHFEEDDNRSRTGKSLCTTDPGLYQVGNSTTTDPIVAARMSQGCLPGSLYDDAAFDAPNGYSLSYVIAPIGVSIGREPGTRRNITMIRQGDPFASVVQSRNLREIATSYDPVFRAKNDVVQFNIEFEPSDGLKLVSQTAYARDRYYSSQDYNRFVTAPIFNDSAQPDLRNVLNQPIDTTLYPGGTPGGKFCDPQLGCSDRLLSVDISQSRNRQWSQELRLQSDWDGPVNFNLGANYLDFRSQDDYYVFNNFFTLIAQYFYATMHPVTRLPTPRSCPLGYEELECIYVDPNPIGSLDNQGHNYFLSQNGIRIKSRALFGELYWDMTDRLKLTAGLRYTEDRKISTQVPSQLMLAGGTETMFPGQNTGGRVNSGYPALPDIRQKWNKFTGRLVLDWKPDLAFTDDTLVYASASRGYKGGGTNPPRVDINPAIVQYQPLEGTFRPEYLNAFEIGTKNSFDGGRFTLNATAFYYDYKDYQISQIVDRIAFNENFDATSWGLEFEAAWRPSRAFRMDANLGYLRTRLKKGSESIDVMNRTQGNEDWVVLRPWLQAPSNCIAPRVLVERILAGNPSFHQLALPALCPGSNRIGDFNPAIAGGVPYDVLFGFTYDPFAPYNPDTIGRNIADGGSGAPNTGRGFMADLSGNELPNSPRITANIGAQYTFFIEGGDWELTFRGDYYRQSKSYARIYNTTYDRLKAWDNANLAVTLTRPESGFAMQLYVKNLFDKTPITDAFTNADDTGLSTNVFTLDPRIIGFNVSKKF from the coding sequence GCAGCGAGGTCATTTTCCAGGCGGGTGACGTGCAGGGTCTGCGAGCGCCTGCGGTTCGCGGGGCGCTGACCGCCGATCAGGCACTGGGGACAGCCCTGCGCGGCAGCGGGCTGCGCGCGCGCCGCACCGCTCATGGTGCCTATGTGGTCGAGCGCGAAGCCAGACCCAATCCGACATCGGCCGGGGAGAGCCAGCATCACGAGGAAATCGTCGTCACCGCGCAGAAGCGCGAGGAAAGGATCACTGATGTTCCCATCGCGATGACCGCGCTGTCGGGCGCCGCGCTCGACGATCGCAAGATCGAGGGCGGCGCCGAACTGCTGCGCGCGGTGCCGAACGTCAATTTCTCCAAAAGCAATTTCAGCATGTACAATTTCTCGATCCGGGGGATCGGGACCAAAGCAATCTCCGCGTCGAGCGACCCGGCGGTTGCGGTCAGTTTCAACAACACGCCCCTCGTGCGCAACCGCCTCTTCGAGTCTGAATTCTTCGACCTTCAGCGCGTCGAGGTGCTGCGCGGGCCGCAGGGCACGCTTTACGGCCGCAACGCGACGGGCGGGGTGGTCAACATGATCCCGGCGCTGCCTAGCGCCAATTTCGGCGGCGAGGTGAAGGGAGAGGTCGGCAGCTTCGCCACGCGCCGCCTCAGCGGCATGCTCAACCTGCCGGTCACCGACACGCTGGGTGTGCGCGTCGCGGGCGCAATGACCAAGCGCGACGGGTTCGATTACAACACATTCACGCAGCAGCGTGTCAATGGCCGCGACCTCTGGTCGACGCGCGCGTCGATCGCCTGGGAGCCGAGTGACCGTTTTCGGGCCAACGTCATCTGGCAGCATTTTGAAGAGGACGACAACCGGTCGCGAACGGGAAAGAGCCTGTGCACGACCGATCCGGGCCTGTACCAGGTCGGTAATTCGACGACCACGGATCCGATCGTTGCTGCCCGTATGAGCCAGGGCTGCCTTCCCGGCTCGCTCTATGATGACGCTGCCTTCGACGCGCCCAACGGCTATTCGCTGTCCTATGTCATTGCGCCCATTGGTGTCAGCATCGGGCGCGAACCCGGTACCCGTCGGAACATTACGATGATCCGGCAAGGCGACCCGTTCGCCAGCGTCGTGCAATCGCGCAACCTCAGGGAAATTGCGACGAGCTATGACCCGGTGTTCCGTGCGAAAAATGACGTAGTGCAGTTCAACATTGAGTTCGAACCGTCAGACGGGCTGAAACTGGTGTCGCAGACCGCCTATGCACGCGACCGATATTACTCCTCGCAGGATTATAATCGGTTCGTCACGGCGCCAATCTTCAACGATTCGGCTCAACCCGATCTGCGCAACGTTCTGAACCAGCCGATCGATACGACGCTCTATCCGGGAGGAACGCCCGGAGGGAAATTCTGCGACCCGCAGCTAGGTTGTTCGGACCGCCTTCTTTCGGTGGACATCAGCCAGTCGCGCAACCGGCAATGGTCCCAGGAATTGCGCCTGCAATCCGATTGGGACGGTCCGGTCAACTTCAACCTGGGTGCCAATTACCTCGATTTCAGATCGCAGGACGATTATTATGTCTTCAACAATTTCTTCACGCTGATCGCGCAATATTTTTATGCGACTATGCACCCTGTAACCCGACTTCCGACACCGCGTTCTTGTCCGCTCGGTTATGAGGAACTCGAGTGCATCTATGTCGATCCGAATCCGATCGGCAGCCTCGACAATCAGGGGCACAATTATTTCCTCAGCCAGAACGGCATTCGCATCAAATCGCGCGCGCTGTTCGGCGAACTCTATTGGGATATGACCGACAGGCTGAAACTGACGGCGGGCCTTCGTTACACCGAGGACCGCAAGATATCGACGCAGGTACCAAGCCAGCTCATGCTGGCGGGCGGAACGGAGACCATGTTCCCCGGACAGAATACGGGCGGCCGCGTGAACAGCGGCTATCCCGCGCTTCCCGACATTCGCCAGAAATGGAACAAGTTCACCGGCCGGCTGGTGCTCGACTGGAAGCCCGACCTGGCTTTCACCGACGATACGCTGGTCTACGCCTCGGCCTCGCGTGGCTACAAGGGCGGCGGCACCAACCCGCCGCGGGTCGATATCAATCCGGCGATCGTGCAATATCAGCCGCTGGAAGGGACATTCCGGCCGGAATATCTCAATGCCTTTGAAATCGGCACGAAGAACAGCTTCGACGGTGGACGCTTCACGCTGAACGCCACGGCCTTCTACTACGACTACAAGGACTACCAGATTTCGCAGATCGTCGATCGCATCGCCTTCAACGAGAATTTCGACGCGACGAGCTGGGGGCTGGAGTTCGAGGCCGCCTGGCGTCCGTCGCGTGCCTTCCGGATGGACGCCAACCTCGGCTATCTGCGGACCCGCCTCAAGAAGGGTTCGGAATCGATCGATGTCATGAACCGAACGCAGGGCAATGAGGATTGGGTAGTGCTGCGTCCCTGGTTGCAGGCGCCGTCCAACTGCATCGCACCGCGCGTTCTTGTCGAGCGAATCCTGGCGGGCAACCCCTCGTTCCATCAACTGGCGCTGCCGGCCCTATGCCCCGGCAGCAACCGGATCGGCGATTTCAATCCCGCCATTGCGGGGGGCGTGCCCTATGACGTCCTTTTCGGCTTCACCTATGATCCGTTCGCGCCCTACAACCCGGATACGATCGGACGAAACATCGCGGATGGCGGAAGCGGCGCGCCCAATACGGGTCGCGGGTTCATGGCCGACCTTTCGGGCAACGAACTGCCGAACTCGCCGCGCATCACGGCCAATATCGGTGCGCAATACACGTTCTTCATCGAAGGTGGCGACTGGGAGCTGACTTTCCGCGGCGATTATTACCGTCAGTCGAAAAGCTATGCGCGGATCTATAATACGACCTATGACCGGCTGAAAGCCTGGGATAATGCCAATCTTGCCGTGACCCTGACACGTCCCGAAAGCGGTTTTGCAATGCAGCTTTACGTCAAGAATCTGTTCGACAAGACACCGATCACCGACGCATTCACCAATGCGGACGACACGGGACTGAGCACCAACGTCTTCACGCTCGATCCCCGTATCATCGGTTTCAACGTGTCGAAGAAATTCTAG
- a CDS encoding arylamine N-acetyltransferase, whose protein sequence is MALSAGQLDAYLARIGCDVPVSLDFQALATLHRAHLMHFTWEALDAFMGWPSSLAPDAAFAKMVEGRRGGWCYEMNGLFGAALAALGFRVTRLCGCVDRGKLGDMAIGNHLTLRVDLDRPYLAEVGVADALIEPVPLAVGPIRQRGFDFSIGATDDGWMRLHNHAYGVARTVDFRPEHGDEGALAAMQGWLMQDAASPFTNALAMFRHVENGYLSLQNDGLRRVTATGIDEQRITSADHLADILATLFALDIARPGEVWERVRAVGRGEAA, encoded by the coding sequence ATGGCGCTGAGCGCCGGGCAGCTCGACGCATATCTCGCCAGGATCGGGTGCGATGTTCCGGTGTCGCTCGATTTTCAGGCGCTGGCGACGCTGCATCGCGCGCATTTGATGCACTTTACCTGGGAGGCGCTGGACGCCTTCATGGGCTGGCCCTCGTCGCTCGCGCCCGACGCGGCCTTTGCCAAGATGGTCGAGGGGCGGCGCGGCGGCTGGTGCTACGAGATGAACGGCCTCTTCGGCGCGGCGCTTGCGGCGCTCGGGTTTCGCGTGACCCGCCTTTGCGGATGCGTCGACCGGGGCAAGCTCGGCGACATGGCGATCGGAAACCACCTCACGCTGCGCGTCGATCTCGACCGGCCCTATCTGGCCGAAGTGGGCGTCGCCGATGCGCTGATCGAGCCGGTTCCGCTTGCCGTCGGGCCGATCCGCCAGCGCGGGTTCGACTTTTCGATCGGCGCGACCGACGACGGCTGGATGCGGCTCCACAACCATGCGTACGGCGTCGCGCGCACGGTCGATTTCAGACCGGAGCATGGCGACGAAGGCGCGCTGGCGGCGATGCAGGGCTGGCTGATGCAGGATGCGGCATCGCCCTTCACCAACGCGCTCGCGATGTTCCGGCACGTCGAGAACGGTTATCTCAGCCTCCAGAACGACGGCCTGCGCCGGGTGACCGCGACGGGCATCGACGAACAGCGCATCACGAGCGCCGACCATCTGGCCGACATATTGGCGACGCTGTTCGCGCTCGACATCGCCCGGCCCGGAGAGGTGTGGGAGCGGGTCCGGGCCGTGGGGCGCGGCGAGGCGGCCTGA
- a CDS encoding LysR family transcriptional regulator has translation MLAPKACRRPGLIRVLEPWCRPFDGFNLYTLSREQIPLKLRVFVDFLVEKRQSLMAKQDI, from the coding sequence ATGCTTGCTCCCAAAGCTTGCCGCCGGCCCGGTTTGATCCGCGTGCTGGAGCCTTGGTGCAGGCCGTTCGATGGCTTCAACCTCTATACGCTTTCACGTGAGCAAATCCCGCTGAAGTTGCGCGTGTTTGTCGATTTTCTGGTCGAGAAGCGCCAAAGCCTGATGGCAAAGCAGGACATTTGA
- a CDS encoding pyridoxamine 5'-phosphate oxidase family protein, translating into MAGAQGGTMRLDDRLVEFLRRPLMCIVAGVDAQGRPAAGRGIGVQVLEDRETIDVIFSAWQWPRVATSIQQTGRLAATFVSPADYMTYQIKGPAAMRGAEASDLACADRFMADATDALTSLGVPPPIIAPWLTAHDAKVARLRTCEIYIQTPGPQAGMLAGTEAR; encoded by the coding sequence ATGGCGGGGGCACAGGGGGGAACGATGCGGCTCGACGACAGGCTGGTCGAATTTTTGCGGCGTCCCCTGATGTGCATCGTCGCGGGGGTCGACGCACAGGGGCGCCCCGCCGCCGGGCGGGGGATAGGCGTTCAGGTCCTCGAAGACCGCGAGACGATCGACGTGATCTTCTCGGCCTGGCAATGGCCGCGGGTCGCAACCTCGATCCAACAGACGGGACGGCTTGCCGCGACCTTCGTCAGCCCCGCCGACTATATGACCTACCAGATTAAGGGGCCCGCCGCGATGCGCGGGGCCGAAGCATCCGATCTCGCTTGCGCCGACCGCTTCATGGCGGACGCCACCGACGCGCTGACGTCACTCGGCGTGCCGCCCCCAATCATCGCGCCATGGCTGACCGCCCACGACGCGAAGGTCGCCCGGCTCCGGACGTGCGAAATCTATATCCAGACGCCGGGTCCGCAGGCCGGCATGCTCGCCGGGACGGAGGCCCGATGA
- a CDS encoding outer membrane beta-barrel protein: MKTLSLLAATAAALSLATPALAQGDRDKSQDFNGPYIGVSGGYTVQPNDGRETLIFDTNQDGSFDDSVNTSTGDNAFAPGFCGGAATGTANLDCRNDKDGFEYFARAGYDKRMGNFVLGAVIEGGRSEVRDSVSGFSGTPASYTMSREADWQAGARLRAGYTPGGGVLFYATGGGAFAKLDNRFTTTNAVNSFADNGKTNAWGYSAGGGAEAMLTDKISLGLEYLYTDLKDDDYVVNVGAGSAPATNPFLQNGTGTDIKRSNDSLRTHSVRATLNLRF, translated from the coding sequence ATGAAAACCCTCTCTCTCCTCGCCGCGACCGCGGCGGCCCTGTCGCTCGCGACGCCCGCCCTGGCGCAGGGCGATCGCGACAAGTCGCAGGATTTCAACGGCCCCTATATCGGCGTGTCGGGCGGCTATACCGTCCAGCCGAACGACGGGCGCGAGACGTTGATCTTCGACACCAACCAGGACGGCAGCTTCGACGATAGCGTCAACACGAGCACGGGCGACAACGCCTTCGCGCCCGGCTTCTGCGGCGGGGCCGCGACGGGCACCGCCAACCTCGATTGCCGCAACGACAAGGACGGTTTCGAATATTTCGCGCGCGCGGGTTACGACAAGCGCATGGGCAATTTCGTGCTTGGCGCGGTGATCGAGGGCGGCCGCAGCGAAGTGCGCGACAGCGTCAGCGGCTTTTCGGGTACCCCCGCGAGCTATACGATGAGCCGCGAAGCCGACTGGCAGGCCGGGGCGCGGTTGCGCGCGGGCTACACGCCCGGCGGCGGCGTGCTCTTCTATGCCACCGGCGGCGGGGCCTTCGCCAAGCTCGACAACCGCTTCACCACGACCAATGCGGTCAACAGCTTCGCCGACAACGGCAAGACCAACGCGTGGGGCTATTCGGCGGGCGGCGGCGCCGAGGCGATGCTGACCGACAAGATTTCGCTCGGTCTCGAATATCTCTACACCGACCTCAAGGACGATGACTATGTCGTCAACGTCGGCGCCGGGAGCGCGCCCGCAACCAACCCGTTCCTGCAAAATGGCACGGGTACGGACATCAAGCGCAGCAACGACAGCCTGCGCACGCACAGCGTGCGTGCGACCCTGAATCTGCGCTTCTGA
- a CDS encoding GcrA family cell cycle regulator, whose translation MSWTDERIEQLRNMWEKGLTASQIADELGGVSRNAVIGKAHRLGLKSRPSPVKATEKVKPAKPAAPPAPKPVAAPPVARVAAPAPARPAAPARPDPRPAPEANADDEGSVAAAPKPDAPRVVSIGPGGFIRQGPGDQQAPIPPAPPRRLVPAKPSPEIAGKTTLLDLNDRICRWPMGHPGEPDFHFCGEAVNPGFPYCVEHCGRAYQAQLPRGTRRPPPPPPFGGPRVR comes from the coding sequence ATGTCTTGGACCGACGAGCGCATCGAGCAACTGCGCAACATGTGGGAAAAGGGGCTGACCGCCAGCCAGATCGCCGACGAACTCGGCGGTGTCAGCCGCAACGCGGTGATCGGCAAGGCGCACCGCCTCGGCCTGAAATCGCGCCCCTCGCCCGTCAAGGCGACAGAAAAGGTCAAGCCGGCAAAGCCCGCTGCGCCGCCGGCTCCCAAACCCGTGGCGGCGCCACCCGTGGCGCGCGTCGCCGCGCCGGCGCCTGCGCGCCCCGCCGCGCCCGCGCGCCCCGATCCGCGCCCCGCGCCCGAAGCGAACGCCGATGACGAGGGCAGCGTCGCAGCCGCGCCCAAGCCCGACGCGCCGCGCGTCGTCTCGATCGGCCCCGGCGGCTTCATCCGCCAGGGTCCGGGCGATCAGCAGGCGCCGATCCCGCCCGCGCCGCCGCGTCGTCTCGTGCCCGCCAAGCCGAGCCCCGAAATCGCCGGCAAGACCACCCTGCTCGACCTCAACGACCGCATCTGCCGCTGGCCGATGGGGCATCCGGGCGAGCCCGATTTCCATTTCTGCGGTGAAGCGGTGAACCCCGGCTTCCCCTATTGCGTCGAGCATTGCGGCCGCGCCTACCAGGCCCAGCTGCCGCGCGGCACGCGCCGCCCGCCGCCGCCGCCGCCCTTTGGCGGACCGCGCGTCCGGTGA
- a CDS encoding ABC transporter permease has translation MNDQPQFSTRDSGDSAAARPFAEPGVPHIRTLNVPGMQALYVKEVRRFFKVQLQTIWAPAITTLLFLVIFTVALGGAGRSVIGVPFADFVAPGLIMMAMLQNSFANSSFSLLVGKIQGTIVDYLMPPLAVGELIIALIGAAVTRAVLVGLALWLAMLLWPGVHVMPGHFWAVVVFGLLGAAMLGFLGLITSVWAEKFDHAAAVTNFVVTPLALLSGTFYAIDRLAPTFQAIAHANPVYYAIMGFRYGFIGTVDSTIANPIGTAVLVLVGVNVVLGLLTYRLLASGWKLKA, from the coding sequence ATGAACGACCAGCCCCAATTTTCGACCCGCGACTCGGGTGATTCCGCCGCCGCCCGCCCATTCGCGGAACCCGGCGTGCCGCATATCCGGACATTGAACGTACCGGGCATGCAGGCGCTATATGTCAAGGAGGTGCGTCGCTTTTTCAAGGTGCAACTCCAAACTATCTGGGCGCCCGCGATCACGACGCTCCTTTTCCTTGTCATCTTCACCGTCGCGCTGGGCGGTGCGGGGCGCAGCGTCATCGGCGTGCCCTTCGCCGATTTCGTCGCACCGGGGCTGATCATGATGGCGATGCTCCAGAACAGCTTCGCCAATTCCTCCTTTTCGCTGCTCGTCGGCAAGATCCAGGGAACGATCGTCGACTATCTGATGCCGCCGCTCGCAGTGGGCGAGCTGATCATCGCATTGATCGGTGCGGCGGTGACGCGCGCGGTGCTGGTCGGGCTGGCGCTCTGGCTGGCGATGCTGCTGTGGCCCGGGGTGCATGTGATGCCCGGCCATTTCTGGGCGGTCGTCGTTTTCGGCCTGCTCGGCGCGGCGATGCTCGGCTTTCTCGGCCTGATCACGTCGGTCTGGGCGGAGAAGTTCGACCATGCGGCGGCGGTGACCAATTTCGTCGTGACGCCGCTGGCGCTGCTGTCGGGCACCTTCTATGCGATCGACAGGCTCGCGCCGACCTTTCAGGCGATCGCGCATGCGAACCCGGTCTATTACGCGATCATGGGCTTTCGCTACGGTTTCATCGGCACGGTCGATTCGACGATCGCCAATCCGATCGGAACGGCGGTCCTCGTCCTGGTCGGGGTCAATGTGGTGCTCGGCCTGCTGACCTACCGCCTGCTTGCGTCGGGGTGGAAGCTCAAGGCCTGA
- a CDS encoding PaaI family thioesterase, whose product MKPFGQEFEFARMLGFQMVERGDGRCSMAIDVEPARHFSPQGAAHGGVAYSLADTAMGGALTSLLGDDQWCATLEIKFNYHVRVGEGRLTCDAEVLHRGKRVANIEARLYQGGRLVSSANGNFAIFAAPHARQEARA is encoded by the coding sequence GTGAAGCCCTTCGGGCAGGAGTTCGAATTCGCGCGCATGCTCGGCTTCCAGATGGTCGAGCGTGGCGACGGGCGTTGTTCGATGGCGATCGACGTCGAGCCTGCGCGCCATTTCAGCCCGCAGGGGGCCGCGCATGGCGGCGTCGCCTACAGCCTCGCCGACACGGCGATGGGCGGCGCCCTGACCAGCCTGCTTGGCGACGATCAGTGGTGCGCGACGCTCGAGATCAAGTTCAACTACCATGTCCGCGTCGGCGAAGGCCGGCTGACCTGCGATGCCGAAGTGCTCCACCGCGGCAAGCGCGTCGCCAATATCGAGGCGCGCCTCTATCAGGGCGGGCGCCTCGTCAGCAGCGCCAACGGCAATTTCGCGATTTTCGCGGCGCCGCACGCCCGTCAGGAGGCGCGCGCATAG
- a CDS encoding GAF domain-containing protein gives MTVRLADLEPCFEGVIPSIIATAAADGMPNISYLSHVVRVDDDHVALSNQFFAKTAANIRANPQVTLILVDCLTGDQYLLDIAYVRSVDTGALFDKIALQLKASSAQVGMSDVMRLRSADIFHVRAIEAVSSPVEALPAPPKRGPIALPALAAAGRAIEREVEAEGIIDGLLHCVRDLLGYPNALVLIADLHGGRLVTTGSLGYERSGLGSEVAPDEGLIGAAARSGRPIKVNDMSRVRRFGEAIATDAEGTENSTRIVAFPQLPDAMSQIAVPMLVRDDAIGVLFVESPDRMAFRDEDEAALEILAGQAARTLKAGERLATTADPGHDPSIRDRATKGGDIRIAHHRLDDSIFVNDTYVVKGIAGALLRQMLEWHLADGRSQFSNRELRLALAPRMPDIKDNLETRLLLLRRRLDEKQAPLRIVRIGRGLLRLEAAGTPIFVDAPE, from the coding sequence ATGACCGTGCGCCTCGCCGACCTTGAACCCTGTTTCGAGGGGGTCATTCCTTCGATCATTGCGACCGCCGCCGCCGACGGCATGCCCAATATTTCCTATCTGTCGCACGTCGTGCGCGTCGACGACGACCATGTCGCGCTTTCGAACCAGTTCTTCGCCAAGACGGCGGCGAATATTCGCGCCAATCCGCAGGTCACCCTGATTCTCGTCGACTGCCTCACCGGCGACCAGTATCTGCTCGACATCGCCTATGTCCGCTCGGTCGACACCGGCGCGCTGTTCGACAAGATCGCCCTGCAACTCAAGGCGAGCAGCGCGCAGGTCGGCATGTCGGACGTCATGCGGCTGCGCAGCGCCGACATTTTTCATGTTCGCGCCATCGAGGCGGTTTCTTCGCCTGTCGAAGCCCTCCCCGCGCCACCGAAGCGCGGCCCGATCGCGCTCCCCGCGCTCGCGGCAGCCGGCAGGGCGATCGAGCGCGAGGTCGAAGCCGAGGGCATCATCGACGGTCTGCTCCACTGCGTGCGCGATCTTCTCGGATATCCCAACGCGCTGGTCCTGATCGCCGATCTCCACGGCGGCCGCCTCGTCACGACCGGCAGCCTCGGATACGAACGGTCCGGGCTCGGCTCGGAGGTCGCGCCGGACGAGGGGCTGATCGGCGCCGCGGCGCGAAGCGGCCGACCGATCAAGGTGAACGACATGAGCCGCGTGCGCCGTTTCGGCGAAGCGATCGCCACCGACGCCGAGGGGACCGAGAACAGCACGCGCATCGTCGCCTTTCCCCAACTGCCCGACGCGATGAGCCAGATCGCCGTCCCGATGCTCGTCCGCGATGACGCAATCGGCGTCCTGTTCGTCGAAAGCCCCGACCGGATGGCGTTTCGGGACGAGGACGAGGCCGCACTCGAAATACTGGCGGGACAAGCGGCGCGGACGCTGAAGGCGGGCGAGCGCCTCGCGACGACCGCAGACCCCGGACATGATCCGTCCATCCGCGACCGCGCAACGAAGGGGGGCGACATCCGCATTGCCCATCATCGCCTCGACGACAGCATATTCGTCAACGACACCTATGTGGTCAAAGGCATCGCCGGCGCGCTGCTGCGGCAGATGCTCGAATGGCATTTGGCCGACGGGCGCAGCCAGTTTTCGAACCGCGAACTGCGCCTGGCGCTCGCGCCGCGCATGCCCGACATCAAGGACAATCTCGAAACCCGGCTGCTGCTCTTGCGCCGCCGGCTGGACGAAAAACAGGCGCCCCTCCGCATCGTCCGCATCGGGCGCGGCCTTCTGCGCCTCGAAGCCGCGGGAACGCCGATCTTCGTCGATGCCCCCGAATGA
- the hspQ gene encoding heat shock protein HspQ encodes MLSDTARRLVPPLIERARFAPGDIVRHRMFDFRGVVFDIDPVFSNSDEWYEAIPEAIRPAKEQPYYHLLAENEDSSYIAYVSQQNLVADGDSGPVDHPQIEAMFEGPDQGRYRLRAIHRH; translated from the coding sequence ATGCTTTCCGACACCGCCCGCCGACTCGTGCCCCCGCTGATCGAACGGGCCCGCTTCGCGCCGGGTGATATCGTGCGCCACCGGATGTTCGACTTTCGCGGGGTCGTGTTCGACATCGATCCCGTCTTTTCGAACAGCGACGAATGGTACGAGGCGATTCCCGAGGCGATCCGGCCTGCGAAGGAACAGCCTTACTACCACCTGCTCGCCGAAAACGAGGATTCGTCCTACATCGCCTATGTCAGCCAGCAGAATCTGGTTGCCGACGGCGACAGCGGCCCCGTCGACCATCCGCAGATCGAGGCGATGTTCGAAGGTCCCGATCAGGGCCGTTACCGCCTGCGCGCGATCCACCGCCACTAG